The region TCTCTCTCATTCCTAGTCTCACAATTAATAACAGAGGAAGAGAGACAAGTCATTCCCTTAATAAAAAAGCAATTTGACCaaaagagatagagagagagagagagagtgacgCGTTCCCGCAATTGAATGTCGGgaactcactctctctctctctctctatcgaTACAGAGCCAATGTGACAGTGGATGGTCAAACCTTTTGCTCTATCAATCAAActactattcttcttcttcttctcgctCTCAACTCTCCAATTCATCATCGTCGTCCCCATCAACAACGACAACAAGAGTTCCATTGAGGGCACGGAAGGAGGAGGTCTTGATGTTGTTGCTCTGAGAAAGCTAGCATCataaccatcatcatcatcatcatcggaGCACTGGGTATGGTATGGAAGGGGAAGGCGAGCCGCTGGAGCTCAGGGCGCTGCGCTCGCTTGGCCTTGGTTTTGATCTCACTTGTGATTTCCGACTTAGATTCGCTAAAGGGTATCCGTGGGGGAGGTTGGTGGAGCTTGATGAGAGGAATACTCGGGATTTAGTCTTTCCTGGAGGAGTCTCTGCTAAGGGGGTGTCTAGGGATATTGGATTCGATAAGGGTGATCGTTTGCGCTACCGCTCTGATGTCCTCGAGTTCAATCAGGTCATTGCTTCTTCTTGTCTTGTTTTTGAGTTCTAATTGAGATTATTAGTTGGTGAAAAGTGAAGATTGGAACCTGAATTTTGCTATCTGATTGCGTGGATTTTTTTGGATATGATCTCATTTtcttgagaaaataaaatgtcTGACTGCTTTAGTGGTTTGTGATGAAAATAGCTCTATTAGTAGAGActcttgatttgatttaatgttTTGAGGTCTTTGTGCAAGGCCAaatatgaatttgttttgaattaaagtGGGAAAAGTATTTCATTCCTTGTATGCTTGctacatgccaaaaatataatgTGCCTGCATGGTCCTGGAATAGTAACCTTTTGAGGATGTGTGCCTACCTGAATATTCCTAAATGCTTGTTGATGTGTGTTTAATGACCTCCCTTGCTAAAAGCATGTGTTTTGAGGATGCCATGCTGAATTCCTGATGAGTTGCTTGTCGCTGTTTAGATACCACCATAGTCATGCGAGTTCATCCTTAGTCATATTGCTCTCCCATATCATCAAATTTGTTCCCTATAGATTTGACAATTTATCTGCAAAAACCTAAGAGAAATAATTTTCATAGAACATAGGCCTATTCAACCATCAGGCAAGAAAGCATTTTCAAGCATAATAGAGCATGAAGAATGCTTGCTAGAGCATAACTGAGGCATTCAACTTTGTTATGAATAGGTGTCCTGTTAATCGCAGATGTGGCTGGCTGGATTCATTGTTCTGTTTGTTTGTGAATGAACTTTCAAAGGTTAACTTTGACATTGAAGGAttagaagtattagtaatacCTTGACCAAGAAAATAGGAAGTCCTGCCCGTTTTAattctttgtctttttcttttttttttgtcaaatgtTACCTAGTTTTTTATTGctattatgttatattttttaatcaatcttCTAGGAGGAGCATGTTTCTCAATTGACATGCACCCCACAAAATCAAGGATTAGTCCATGCTTCATTTTCAACCTAAGTCCGTCAGGTTAGGTTATTCCATAGGTTGTAGTTtacattatttttgtattagcaTTATGAAAATGgctatatttttattgattttgaagtttttggtTATTACAAATAAGATTTTAGTATGATCCATGAATTTACTAGGCTCAACTTATTATCTCTGTTTTTCATCACTGGGGTGAGATGTGTGGTTAAGTCTAATCTGCGATGTCcacatcacaatccaaaatatcTTGAGGAATTTTCTAGTCTTAAATGATCTAAGACATAGGAATGGCTCCTTTAAGGCCACTTAGTTGGACAGATGTTATCCATTGATTGGTCGATGTGAAAAGTGAAAACTATGGAATCTCATCCAatagaataattataaataatagaatatatattctaattatcCATTTAATTTGAAAACTTACAAGGAATGCTAAATTCCAATCGTATCTTTTAAAAGCAATCTCAAGCATATATCCACAAGCCTACCATTCCAAAGCTATGATTTGCATAATATAAGAGTTTTTAGATAACTTTGAAAATGAAAGATATAAAGAATCCAATTATGCCAAAATGATCAATATGCAGAGGCAAGCATtgtaatataaaaatgatatatatatgaactttgaaaaaaaatataaacgtAGCATAGTAGTTTATGATAGTCGGATGAAGAGattttcatcatttaaactctTCTCACATTTTCTTTCCATTAGATAGGatttcaaattgaaatttttttacttcTCACAGGGACCAATCTCATTGTCACATCTGTTATGATTGCTTTTCATAAATCAATAATTCAGGGTagacctttttatttttcacttttcacATGGATCAATCATGGGTTGACATCCTGGTTGGCCTCATCAAGATTAATTGTTCAACACTTTGCAATCATCTTATGGACATTAATAGACTGTCTTTGGCAcgaaatcatttattttgataGGCACAAAGAGTAGACCACAATAAACAAGGTGATATTTACAGAGAATTAAGAGCAGTAATGCGtcattttaatgttaaaaaccAGAAAACTTTATTACAAAGATTGACCTgttgatgttttaaattttagtttcaaTTCAAACTTGTGTTTTGAAAAgtagaaaatgtgaaatatttattaGTCAAGGGAAACAATGAGAATACAAGTGACAGCCAGGTATAAAGTAAATAATCAAACAATCtgtattattcttttaaaagcCATCACACCCAATTAGATGGGACCTTTGTTagcatcctattttttttaatgatccaTGTCTTTGTCTGTTAGATTTATTTGTGATATTAAAATTCAGCCGAAGCAAAACCACTTTGGCTAAAGCAGTTTTGATTTCAGGTTTGCCTGAATTAAATGAAGGACTCAGTTTGAGATTCAACTGAAAATCATACTAGGAGCcaacgaccatttggtctattggcatcgggtcccttGCGTAGGGTGTTCGCCTCGAGTGTTGAGCGTGACTCCTTGAGTTCAATCCCCATCtcgcgcaaggtgagggcacggttCGGTGGTGAGCGCTGCTCCCCCACGTGTTTGTCCCTGGGTTCCggtgcttgtcgcctttctcaaaaataCTAGGAATCTACACTGTACCACTTTCTAGACGAGAAATCAAACTACTTTAGCCAAATATTAAGTGATAAACAATAATGAGAATTTACTCTTTACCATGTGATCAAGCTGTGCAGGAAATAATACTCTTTAAGTAATGATCTATTATCTAAACctaagaaattcttgttaatgttTATCTTTTGTGTTATACTCATAATACAGTAATCTTGGTCATCAATGTAATTTGAAGTCTTGTTCTTTTGATTGCGTTACAAATATTTAAGTTTGCATAAAATCACCAATTGGATTCTTATTGGGGAGTCAAGGCCATTCAAGTCAAGGCTAAGCCGGCAAGTCTGGCAAGTCTGTTGTTGTTTCGCTTGGCCCAACAGCTGACATCCCACTTTCCAGATGCTCTTTCTGTCAGAtgctttcttgtttttcttaaaaaaaaaaattttcactatATTCTTAAGCATTATAAAGAAGTGTccacattgtttgtttgacATTGTCCGATTTGGtgatttgttaattttcttgtttataaATGAACCTAATGATTCTTTCTTTGCATGCTCCAAAATTATGATATCTGATGGACAGATGTCTGAATTAGTCAATCAGAAATCTTCAGTCCAAGGAAAAGTACCTTCTGGTTATTTTAATGCTCTTTTTGATCTAAGTGGAGCATGGTTGGATGATGCCAAGGACACCAAGAATCTTGCTTTTGATGGTTACTTCATTTCTTTATACAATCTGCACTTAAAGGCTTCTCCTCTGGTTCTGCGAGAAGAGGTCAAAAGGGCGGTTCCTCCCAAGTGGGACCCTGTAGCACTATCTAGGTAATGCCTTCAAGGCTTCACTCTTCTGCTTGGTTCATTCACGTAGTCTTGTTTGTTAAATCTTCACCAGTTCAATGAGATCGATCTTGATTAAATTTTATGCGTTGTTGAAAGTTAAGGGGGAAAAAAGAATTTTCTGGTATCATTTTCAAAGTAGTTGAATGCTAGGTAACACCCAAATTTGCAGCTGTTTGTTTTCTCATCTGTTTGGTCTTTTCaccaatgtttttgatggacaATACAACTCTGACTTAATGGTTATTCTCTAGACAATTTGTCAGTTTGTATTTTAACAAGGGATATATAATTTGAACGGTCCTTGATGCAGTCTCACCTTTTTAACAGGTTCATCCACACTTATGGTACACACATAATTGTGGCAATGGCAGTTGGAGGTCAGCATGTTATTTGTGTCCGGCAGCATCcctcatcaacaatttcatctgCTGATCTTAAGGTACATCTGGAGGATCTTggagattttgttttttctgaTGGAAGGAGTCACTCCCCACTGCATAGGAAGACAAAAGAAGGCAAGAACAAGGTACATTACTTGTGAGGCATATGATTCATTTCTTTAATTCAtggataattttaatttgtccTTCAAATAGGTTCCGGATGTCTTCTGCAATATCTTGCAATCAAACAACTTACAACTGGCTAGCTATTCAGAAACTTCAAGCAAGGACGTAAGAGACCACAATCCTTTTCTTTGACATATATTTCACATTTCAGAAATTTAGAGTGAGCTCTGAATGCAAGCAGGGTCTCACACTAGTCTGCTCGAAAAGAGGAGGGGATGTGTTCTTGTCAAGTCATTCAAAATGGCTGCAAACAGTTCCTAGTAATCCTGATGCCATGCTCTTTAAGTTTGTACCGATTACATCTCTCCTAACTGGTGTTGcaggaaatggctaccttagtcATGCAATCAATCTATATCTTCGCTGTAAgttctttagtttatttacGTAATCAAATTACTTTTGTTAATAAGATCTCATGAGATTGACAGTCACAGTCTGTTTCATTCATCATCTATGTGCTGGGTTTCTGTAATCATTCTGCCTTATTCAGTTACTTTGAAGTGGATATGGCTATAGCTAATACTAATACATTGGGATTCCCTATTTTCTGGTCAGACAAACCTGATCCGGAGGATTTGCAATATTTCTTGGAATTCCAAGTTCCTCGTCAATGGGCACCAATGTTCAATGAACTAGCTCTTGGACCACAAAGAAGAAAAGCATCCTATCCTTCATTGCAGTTTAGGTTTTTTGGCCCAAAACTTCAAGTTAACACTGCACaggtaatattttgttttcattaatcatttggattttgattttgattttgattttgtatgCCAATGTTGAAGCCTCCCACATAACCGCTAGTttgcaaataaatttcatgGGAATTTCTTCCTGGTCGTCTTGTGACATGCAATTTTAGTTGGTGAATAAAGAGCATATTTGTGGTTGAACTTCTGGAAAGCTCTCTAGGCATATAAACAAATTTGTTAGCAGATGCCAGTATCCTGTTTGGTGAAGATAGGATATATGCAGAGGGCCCTAGTATGAAGACCAAGTGTTATccttggcatgttcttttgggtattttattcaataaatatcTTCACAAGAAGGATGAGGATTATCTcagattaataaaaaattaacattagcCTATTATATTTCCATTCTGACAAGGTTAGTGCCATAAGTATTCCTCATTGATTTTGGTACCTCATGTGGTTTAGGTTTCCAGTGATCAGAAGCCTGTAGTTGGTCTGCGGTTGTACTTGGAGGGCAGGACATGCAACCGATTGGCCATACATGTTCAGCACCTATCAACAGTTCCCAGTATGCTTGACCCTTCATGTTTGCGAGGATTTTCCGAGTGGCAGGGATCGGAAGAGTCAGACCCAGAGTACTTTGAACCTGTTCAGTGGGGTAGATATGCCCGGGTCTGCACCCAGGTTGTGAAGCATAATCCAGAATGGCTCCAAAGGACACCGAATAATGGTGTCTTTGTTGTAACAGGTGCTCAACTCGTCACCAAGGGTAGATGGCCTAAGAAGGTCCTCCACCTTCGCCTACTCTTCGCACACCTCCCAAACTGTACCATTCGTAAGACAGAATGGACCAGTGCGCCTGCTACTTCCCGTAAGGCAAGCTTCTTAACAAACCTCAGCACAACATTTACTCAACGTGACACCCCTCAGCAACCAAAACATGAACCTGCATTGCTGAATTCCGGAGTGTACCCAGAGGGCCCTCCTGTTCCAGTTCAGTCTCGCAAGCTCTTGAAATTTGTGGACATGGTTGAGGTGGTCCGCGGCCCACATGACTCCCCCGGCCATTGGCTGGTGACAGCTGCCAAGCTTGTCAAAGAAGGGGGAAAAATTGCCCTCCACGTAAAATTCGCATTGCTGAATTATTCAGCTGAGGAAGAAATCGACGCACCCAATCACTGTacataaaatttgagttttgatgATTTCTCTAGTTGCATTTGAAGATTTTGGTAGCCATCTTAATTGAATATGTGCATTGTAATATTGATTTCTTCATTGATAAAAGTTGTATAGACACCAGTTATCAACTGCTCAGGGTCAGGATTGTAAATACATCTCCCATTGTTTCTTttaccatgaaaaaaaaaatgattgtttTGTTCCATGTCAGGATTATAAACCTGTTGGATTTCAAATCTAGGAATGAGAAATGGTGAGTGGGATTTGCGCTGGAACGGAGTACTCCGAAAGTGATGGGGACCTACAAACATTTGGATCTTCCCCAGATCACTCTGTTTTCAGCCATGAACAAGGTACAATGCACTCAAGCCTTCCCCACAAACAtccatcttctttttttagtttggtTGCAATAATGTTTTCAGGCTGGCAaaatgctttcattaattgagtTTGATACTGATACATCCAGCATTCACAACAGGAGTGGCTTGGTCCGTCAGTCCCTTTCATTGGCTTATCCACTCAAAGTTtgcattattattatggttattttttattcattattatataaataattattattagaacTGTCTTCTTAACCTCTGAGGTGTGATCCTGAAAGTGAGCAGTCTAATATACTTTTAATAACAACACTGCACTTAAAAATCCAcatttacaatttttcatttataaatagctatttttttaatttttaattttaacagaGCAAGCATCAATACTATAGcctaatatatattgttttgtaaTAATTCTGAAATTTACGCTGAAGGGGCATGTAACCAGTCTGGACTTTGCACATGCATGAATATATAGTTTATTAGGTTccacatatattattttgagaaCAGTCATTATGTTCATCCGATTCCAAGCAAGGTGTATCTCTAATAATAACAAGTCAACTGTCAGGAAAGTCTTGAGTCCTGCGATCATTTACATAACAAGTCAACTGTCAGGAAAGTCTTGAGTCCTGCCCTCAAATAAATGTTTACTTTTGACAAAGACCAACCCAAGCccaaggaaaagaaataaaacaaattcaaataaagCTTAACCCAATCTACCCCATTTCTACCACTACTCTCAAATGTAGTAATTTATCAAAACAAGGGATGCAGACCATagattataataacaataataattattagtaGTGGTATAACTTTAATGAAAAACAGGCTGTCAGAAAGAGATTCGATAAAGCATGTTTGGCACCAGCGACTTAAACAGAaaagacaaaaattaaacaaaataaaaataatgtaaagacaagatatagaaaaaataataataaagccaAAGAATTAATAGCCAATTTTATTGGCCCAATCAAAATTTTAGAGTTCACATCTCACTCAATACAATGATGCTAATGGATTTCTAATAGTAAGTGTGTGTTGGTTTGTAGTCTGAATTTTGTGTCATTGAGTGATGGTAGATGGATTGGATGATCAAATTTTTATCCATGCATActctataattatatatatatatatatatatactctaagtatgtatatgtatatatacatactctataattatatatatatatatatgtgcttctcctatttattaaaaaaaatttaaaaaaatttatatggttcctgtataaaaaggaaaaataaaaagtcgCTGATCATTCAAGCTTGTCTTTCTAGACATGTGCTTTTTATGTGGTGAGATACTTCTctcgttttttattttttattttatttttaataaagagcTACTTCTGTCTTCCTTCtccctttcttctttgataAATAGCCTTCATTCTTAACCCCTTCTCTCCCTCCATCCCATTtcatctcatctcatctcatctcatctccttaatttatttttttttttatagaaaaattttcttcattcttttcctttaatttgTTTCTCTTAAGAATTAAACTTTGTGCCAGAGAAAATCCCTGATCAGTTTCCAGCCTAATTTTTTCTCTTCCTTTGTGAAAAACATATCTCCAACATAGCCATGCATAATAACAAGTGCCTAAaagaaaaccctaaccctaaccctaaccaaCCATTGTTGGCTTACCACTTCATACAAGCCCTAACTCGTATTAATCTAACTGCACATACTACTACATCTACCAAGCAACGTAGTCACATCATCAAGCATGCAGCCTATGTCTCAATGGCCTTTGCAGCTGGCAACAAGAGAACCTGGACTCATGCAGTACTGCTTCATAATAGGTTTCCTCTAAAAACAAGATTTCATCGTCTTTCCGGTAGCCGGAGATCATTCATCATGTCATTGTCGAGGAATAAGAAGACCCATCGTCATGCTCACTTGCTTCGGAGCTTAGTTCCAGGTGGTCATGCCATGGAGTTCTCAAGCTTGTTAATGGAGACAGCCAATTACATACAGTATCTCACTGCGCAGGTGAGGCTCATGCAGTGCATTGTGGAGAAGTTTGACATGcatgtttgaatgaaaatattatttcttgATGTATATCAAGAATtacatgttaaaaaataaaaaaacatggaagAGTATATATATTGTATCGTAGATTTTTGTAGATTATAGTAATTTATagattttatatgtttatatataaccatgtgtgtgtgtgtgtgtgtgtatacacACACATGTTTATAGCTTGTTTGTAGATTGTATATCAAAGTGGTTCAAGTTAATGAGGGACGTAGTTACTAGTCTTGACTTCCTCTGCACGTACATCTGCCACTGTAATGGAAAATCGCCCTTTGATGGCGGGACTTAATTCATCGGACACCTTTGACACCAAATTCATCAAAGCGGCTATGAAAGGCTGTCATCTCTTGGAAGCTATAATCTTCTGGACTTCAATTCTCGTTATTTGTACTCTCTTGGTTAATAGTGGgtgattttatcatttttttttaaggtcaATTAAGTTGTTCCCCTCATTTTGATAGAgccatatataaatatatttcgtATCTTCGTTTTTAAATTTAGGATGGTTCAACCCATTCtttcaaagataaaaaataaaaaaggttgaTTATATACAGAtagcaaactttttttttttttttaaagtttaatttgaaTCTCTTTTAATATGTTAGCTTActtatttttgtgtgttttgttgtttttatgtgatgcttcttctaattttttgtctagtgtttcgtatactaaaataatagaaatgtgggtttatatatatatatatatatattttaaaaaagtggataaatcactctaattaaaagaaaagccaaacaacaaacaaccaGCTCCACGCCAGAGACAGCATAGAGAACTCCAACAAAACAACATATGGAAGAAACCACTAAACGTGATTATAAAGAAGATACCCCAACAAGTAGAAGAGTGAGAACAAAAAAGAACAGAAACATAAAAGAGGAATAGGTCTCTTTAAAgaacataatataataatatatatatatatatatataaatgaattacTAGGACAATAATATTGGTGTGGATGTGTTTTATTATGGTTGAATTGATTATGATaggaaaatgatatatatgtttagatgatatttgataattttattatagcTAGGAAGTTTGATAGTCATATATGTACGAGTTCTCTTGTTACTGTTTAGAAAGTAAAATGTATTATTATACCTTGAAATATTACAAGAtgatctatttttaaatataaaattaattgtttaagataaataataaggGAAGGGTTAATTTCCTAATTATTCTCCAGTTTAAGATATAACTCTCTTTTAGAAATAACCTATTCAAATTTAAAAGATCTTATTCTTATTTTGGAATAAGTTAATACCATATTTCATATGAATCAACTCATTTAAGTAAACCAACTTAAAGTAAAACATTGcaattttttcttaatctaaCCACTAAACAAACATAGTAATGCTTGATaataacattattaaaaaaaaatattttaaataattataatgctagatatatacatatataaatatatttgaaggTATAAGAGTTCATTTGATCCAAAATCAAGATCAGTGCCAATGCAACATTAAACAtgaatatacataatttaaaaggTGATAAGATTttcctattaaaaaattaaggtaGTTGAGTCTCCAACTTGATGTCCATTATtgatttggaggaaattttttttcttcacttcattctttttatatttaaaattttaatttattgtctTAAAAACCTAccaagagaacaaaaaaaatcctattttgAAAT is a window of Dioscorea cayenensis subsp. rotundata cultivar TDr96_F1 chromosome 5, TDr96_F1_v2_PseudoChromosome.rev07_lg8_w22 25.fasta, whole genome shotgun sequence DNA encoding:
- the LOC120262116 gene encoding transcription factor IBH1-like, translated to MHNNKCLKENPNPNPNQPLLAYHFIQALTRINLTAHTTTSTKQRSHIIKHAAYVSMAFAAGNKRTWTHAVLLHNRFPLKTRFHRLSGSRRSFIMSLSRNKKTHRHAHLLRSLVPGGHAMEFSSLLMETANYIQYLTAQVRLMQCIVEKFDMHV
- the LOC120261497 gene encoding MACPF domain-containing protein At4g24290-like; protein product: MEGEGEPLELRALRSLGLGFDLTCDFRLRFAKGYPWGRLVELDERNTRDLVFPGGVSAKGVSRDIGFDKGDRLRYRSDVLEFNQMSELVNQKSSVQGKVPSGYFNALFDLSGAWLDDAKDTKNLAFDGYFISLYNLHLKASPLVLREEVKRAVPPKWDPVALSRFIHTYGTHIIVAMAVGGQHVICVRQHPSSTISSADLKVHLEDLGDFVFSDGRSHSPLHRKTKEGKNKVPDVFCNILQSNNLQLASYSETSSKDGLTLVCSKRGGDVFLSSHSKWLQTVPSNPDAMLFKFVPITSLLTGVAGNGYLSHAINLYLRYKPDPEDLQYFLEFQVPRQWAPMFNELALGPQRRKASYPSLQFRFFGPKLQVNTAQVSSDQKPVVGLRLYLEGRTCNRLAIHVQHLSTVPSMLDPSCLRGFSEWQGSEESDPEYFEPVQWGRYARVCTQVVKHNPEWLQRTPNNGVFVVTGAQLVTKGRWPKKVLHLRLLFAHLPNCTIRKTEWTSAPATSRKASFLTNLSTTFTQRDTPQQPKHEPALLNSGVYPEGPPVPVQSRKLLKFVDMVEVVRGPHDSPGHWLVTAAKLVKEGGKIALHVKFALLNYSAEEEIDAPNHCT